The Chroococcidiopsis sp. SAG 2025 genomic sequence GCAACCTGGAGACGCAAGCCACCGACGTTTGCAGACCTAGAGTCAGAGATTGAAAGCCGGATTGAGGATGGTTGCAAAGAGTCACAAAAACTTGCTCTGAAACTGGCAGCTACATTTCAATACGGCATCTTCTCTAAAGACCAGCCATCGCTAGCACAGCATCCGATTACCAGATTTGACTTGTCGGCGTTGGGTAAAGTACCAGGGTTAAGCGCGATCGCTACTGAATCTATCATTAAACAGCTGATGGACTCTCATAGATTGATAGGTGAAACCAGCGACAAAACACCCAGGACATACATATTTATCGATGAAGCCAAGGAAATAAAGGGGTCTAAGAGTTTCGATTTGGTATTGGCGGATGGTAGAAAATATGGGCTATGTGGGGTTGCAGCATCGCAGCGAGATGCACATATTTCAGATAACGTCATTGCCAACTCTGCCACCAAGATAGTCTTGGGTGTAGACCAAACCGAAGTAGCGAAAGTGTCTAAGCGGTTCAGATTTGCCTCTGACTTGGTAGCAAACCTCGCTCCCCTAGAAGCTTTGGTGAGGATGGGGACACAGGGACATCGTTGTAAAATCAAGCCTTTCTATGAGCGAGTGGAATAGCAGACTCACTATAGCTGCTGTCCTGGTGGCGCTGATAGTTGTGATCGCTCATTCCTCAAGGGGCGATCGCAACTTTGCCATTGCTGCCAACAGCGAACCTACTCCCGAAGTGGTGGAAACTAACCCTAGTGGTTCCCCTCGTATACTCAAATTTAGTTTGTCCCTGTCATCACCTAAAGATTTGAAGGTACACCAGGGAGACACGGTAACAGCAGGTGAGGTGCTGGCAGACAGGGTAGAGGAGCGATCGCGGTTGACAATTGGGCGCAAATCCCTGGATCTTGCCTACCAACAAATCCAGCAGAGAGTTCTACTGAAGCCCCCCGTTCCCCTCGTCCCCCCTGCGGTTCGGTCGCTGCCTCCCATCTCCTATGCGGAGGAAGCAGCGCAGATCCAAAGCGCATCAATGGCTGTGAGTGAGGCAGAGAAAGCCTTACAGCAACAGAGTGATTTTACCAAGACTCTTCCCCTGGAAGAATCCAGCGCCGTAGATTCAGCCCGTGTCAAAGTCGAGAATCAGCAGCGGTTGTTGGAAAACCAAAAGCAGAAACTTCAAGCCGTCCAGTTGCTCAAGGATCTACCCCCTGAAGTTGAGATCCACGAACAGGAAATGCTGAAGCGGCGAGAATCGGAGTTGCAGCAAGCCACTGCCGAATATCAAC encodes the following:
- a CDS encoding ATP-binding protein, with the translated sequence MSAKPLPTPVLKPSERKNTPKTSSSAGIVLGENVTWNPTSLPNGHVVLIGGSGSGKTQTLKSLAYELPKLFPTVRIITIDFHGDQELPSETCYPLDMESPYGINPLTVDLDTKGGGPALQAIAVAVILKKAFVMGANQEGLLISILERCYALRGIAQDDPATWRRKPPTFADLESEIESRIEDGCKESQKLALKLAATFQYGIFSKDQPSLAQHPITRFDLSALGKVPGLSAIATESIIKQLMDSHRLIGETSDKTPRTYIFIDEAKEIKGSKSFDLVLADGRKYGLCGVAASQRDAHISDNVIANSATKIVLGVDQTEVAKVSKRFRFASDLVANLAPLEALVRMGTQGHRCKIKPFYERVE